A single Venturia canescens isolate UGA chromosome 1, ASM1945775v1, whole genome shotgun sequence DNA region contains:
- the LOC122418291 gene encoding caseinolytic peptidase B protein homolog isoform X2 — MEQIQMWVMILSMFTKQQWKRAFILWMGFTALHYAVLADSKDCIKALLDAGANPTIENETGHRAVDYAREGEIKDLLDRHARTYDEVMREKEAEERRRFPLEQRLKQHIVGQEGPISVVASAIRRKENGWIDEEHPLVFLFLGSSGIGKTELAKQLATYIHKNKANAFIRLDMSEYQEKHEVAKLIGAPPGYVGHDDGGQLTKLLRKSPNAVVLFDEVDKAHPDVLTVLLQLFDEGRLTDGKGKTIECKNAIFIMTSNLASEEIAQHAMELRTEAEHLLTQRLGKNIGNPEGEPERIEISRNFKDQVVRPILKHHFRRDEFLGRINEIVYFLPFSRNELIKLVARELETWAARARDRHTIELKWDREVLSALADGYDAHYGARSIKYEVERRVVNQLAAAHERGQLGKECCVRLKANWHENGVTIGLSVRPAGVKDFVDITESDSLIKNVNSTF; from the exons ATGGAGCAGATCCAAATGTGGGTGATGATTTTGTCAATGTTTACAAAACAGCAATGGAAAAGGGCCTTCATTCTTTGGATG GGTTTTACGGCTCTTCACTATGCCGTTTTGGCTGATTCAAAAGATTGTATCAAAGCTCTACTTGATGCTGGAGCAAATCCTACAATTGAAAACGAAACCGGACACCGTGCAGTTGATTATGCCAGGGAAGGTGAAATTAAGGATTTACTTGATCGTCATGCCCGCACATACGACGAGGTCATGCGAGAAAAG gaAGCTGAGGAACGGCGAAGGTTTCCATTGGAACAGCGTCTGAAACAACACATTGTTGGACAAGAAGGTCCTATTTCAGTCGTGGCTTCGG CTATtagaaggaaagaaaatggCTGGATTGATGAGGAACACCCCTTggtatttctttttttgggTTCTTCTGGAATTGGAAAGACCGAATTAGCGAAACAACTTGCTACATATATTCACAAAAACAAAGCTAATGCCTTCATACGTCTTGACATGTCCGAGTATCAAGAAAAACACGAAGTTGCCAAATTGATCGGAGCACCTCCTGG tTACGTTGGCCATGACGATGGTGGACAACTGACGAAATTATTGAGAAAATCGCCAAACGCTGTAGTTCTTTTCGATGAGGTGGACAAAGCTCATCCGGATGTTTTGACTGTGTTATTACAACTCTTCGACGAGGGCAGATTAACGgatggaaaaggaaaaacaatCGAATGCAAAAATGCCATATTTATAATGACGTCGAATTTAGCGAGTGAAGAAATCGCTCAGCACGCGATGGAATTAAGAACTGAAGCTGAACATTTACTGACCCAAAGATTGGGCAAAAATATTGGCAACCCTGAAGGAGAACCTGAGCGCATCGAGATATCAAGAAATTTTAAGGATCAAGTG GTTCGGCCTATATTGAAACATCACTTCCGCCGGGATGAATTTCTTGGTCGAATAAACGAGATTGTTTATTTCCTACCGTTTTCTCGAAATGAGCTCATAAAACTGGTTGCTCGAGAATTGGAAACGTGGGCTGCGCGAGCTCGCGATCGCCACACCATTGAGCTCAAATGGGACAGGGAAGTTTTGTCCGCATTGGCCGATGGTTACGACGCTCATTACGGTGCTCGATCTATCAAGTACGAGGTTGAAAGACGAGTCGTTAATCAACTCGCCGCTGCTCATGAACGCGGTCAACTTG GTAAAGAATGTTGCGTAAGACTCAAGGCAAATTGGCATGAGAACGGTGTGACCATCGGTCTGTCTGTCCGTCCGGCAGGGGTGAAGGATTTCGTGGACATCACAGAATCGGATAGTCTAATAAAGAACGTCAATTCGACATTTTGA